The following are encoded together in the Bradymonas sediminis genome:
- a CDS encoding polynucleotide kinase-phosphatase: MNEQVLHIPDKSLVVLIGTSGAGKSTFAATHFAPSQVLSSDRCRGMVSDDEGDQSATQDAFAVLNFIVEKRLKRGLVTVIDATNVQPRARRPLVALARKYHVLPVAIVLDIPERICRDRNDGRSNRNFGGHVISNQRRDMMRSLKKLQREGFRVVHTLSSPEEVAAVRIEQRPLWSDYRHETGPFDIIGDVHGCCDELELLLDKLGYDSSEVPGETASQYRKLWRHPEGRKALFVGDLVDRGPRSLDAFDLMRNMVEHGTGLCVPGNHEFKLEKKLRGKRVKLRHGLELTVAELEALPDDVRERYERGMAEFIRGLVSHMVLDDGALVVAHAGLKEEMHGRASGKVKSFALFGDTTGEVDELGLPIRLDWAADYKGEATVVYGHTPVPRAEWLNRTINIDTGCVFGGKLTALRYPERELVAVEALELYAEPMRPLEENARGGGLSAQHESEHLLDLEDVSGKLFISTTLASGMTIREGHSAAALETISRFAVHPQWLIHLPPTMSPTHTSERAGYLESPEEAFAYYLDSGVNKVVCEEKHMGSRAIVVVCRDEQAVRERFGLVDDGIGTVYTRTGRPFFKDTAQERGLLERVHATLTRTGFWVAFDTDWVCLDTELMPWSVKAQALLEQQYAPVGAAGAASLQAATEAMQKAGARGVDLGGLVERTRRRAAMVDGYRDAYRQYCWQVQSLDDLKFAPFHVLATEGKTYFDKTHVWHMETIAKYLDTANAPSMHPTRYRVVDLGDAAQVRDAIAWWDTMTGAGGEGMVVKPLEYLSRDERGRMVQPALKCRGREYLRIIYGPEYTTPAYLERLRKRSVKKKRSLAFREFALGHEALERFVQREPLRRVHECVFGVLALESEAVDPRL; this comes from the coding sequence ATGAATGAGCAAGTGTTGCATATCCCGGATAAGTCGTTGGTTGTTCTGATTGGGACCTCGGGCGCGGGGAAGTCGACTTTTGCGGCGACGCATTTTGCGCCGTCTCAGGTGCTCTCCTCGGACCGATGTCGCGGGATGGTGTCGGACGATGAGGGAGATCAGAGCGCGACTCAAGACGCCTTCGCGGTGCTGAACTTCATCGTGGAGAAGCGGCTCAAGCGCGGGTTGGTCACGGTGATTGACGCGACCAATGTGCAGCCGCGGGCGCGCCGTCCGCTGGTGGCGCTTGCGCGCAAATATCACGTGCTTCCGGTGGCGATTGTGCTCGATATCCCAGAGCGCATTTGTAGGGATCGAAACGACGGGCGATCGAACCGAAACTTCGGCGGCCACGTGATAAGCAATCAGCGCCGCGACATGATGCGCTCGCTAAAGAAGCTGCAGCGCGAGGGTTTTCGTGTCGTTCACACGCTCTCGTCTCCCGAAGAGGTCGCGGCGGTTCGCATCGAGCAGCGCCCCTTGTGGAGCGACTATCGCCACGAGACCGGCCCCTTCGACATCATCGGCGACGTCCACGGCTGCTGCGACGAGCTTGAACTCCTGCTCGACAAGCTCGGCTATGACTCCAGCGAAGTGCCGGGCGAAACGGCGTCGCAATACCGAAAGCTGTGGCGGCATCCCGAGGGGAGAAAGGCGCTGTTTGTAGGTGACCTTGTCGACCGCGGTCCGCGCTCGCTCGATGCCTTTGACCTGATGCGCAATATGGTCGAGCACGGCACGGGGTTGTGCGTGCCGGGGAATCACGAGTTCAAACTGGAGAAGAAGCTTCGCGGAAAGCGGGTGAAGTTGCGCCACGGCCTTGAGCTGACCGTGGCCGAGCTAGAGGCTTTGCCTGACGATGTCCGCGAGCGCTACGAGCGCGGGATGGCCGAGTTCATCCGCGGCCTGGTCAGCCATATGGTGCTCGACGACGGCGCGCTGGTGGTGGCTCATGCCGGGCTCAAAGAGGAGATGCACGGGCGCGCCTCCGGCAAGGTCAAGAGCTTCGCGCTCTTCGGCGACACGACCGGCGAGGTCGACGAACTGGGGTTGCCAATTCGCCTGGATTGGGCGGCGGACTATAAGGGCGAAGCGACCGTAGTCTACGGCCACACGCCTGTGCCGCGCGCGGAGTGGCTGAACCGAACGATTAATATCGACACGGGCTGTGTGTTCGGCGGCAAGCTCACCGCGCTGCGCTACCCGGAGCGTGAGCTTGTCGCGGTCGAAGCGCTTGAGCTCTACGCTGAGCCGATGCGTCCTCTGGAAGAAAACGCCCGCGGGGGCGGGCTGTCGGCGCAGCATGAGAGCGAGCATTTACTCGACCTGGAAGACGTCTCGGGCAAGCTCTTTATCAGCACGACGCTTGCTTCGGGCATGACCATTCGCGAGGGGCATAGCGCGGCGGCGCTCGAGACCATCAGTCGCTTTGCCGTGCATCCCCAGTGGCTTATTCACCTGCCGCCGACCATGTCGCCCACGCATACGAGCGAGCGCGCGGGCTATTTGGAGTCGCCCGAGGAGGCGTTCGCCTACTACCTCGACAGCGGCGTGAACAAGGTCGTGTGCGAAGAGAAGCATATGGGCTCGCGGGCGATCGTTGTGGTGTGTCGCGACGAGCAGGCTGTGCGCGAGCGATTCGGGTTGGTCGACGACGGCATCGGCACGGTGTACACCCGCACGGGACGTCCGTTTTTTAAAGACACGGCGCAGGAGCGCGGCCTGCTTGAGCGCGTGCACGCGACGCTCACGCGCACCGGGTTTTGGGTGGCGTTTGACACCGATTGGGTTTGTCTGGACACCGAGCTAATGCCCTGGTCGGTCAAGGCGCAGGCGTTGTTGGAGCAGCAATATGCGCCGGTTGGGGCGGCGGGCGCGGCGTCATTGCAGGCGGCGACCGAGGCGATGCAGAAGGCGGGCGCGCGCGGCGTCGACCTGGGCGGGCTCGTGGAGCGGACGCGCCGGCGCGCCGCGATGGTCGACGGCTACCGCGACGCCTACCGCCAATATTGCTGGCAGGTCCAAAGCCTCGACGACCTCAAATTCGCGCCGTTTCATGTGCTCGCGACCGAGGGGAAGACCTATTTCGATAAGACGCACGTCTGGCATATGGAAACGATCGCCAAATACCTCGATACGGCCAACGCCCCCTCGATGCATCCCACGCGCTATCGTGTGGTTGACCTCGGCGACGCGGCCCAGGTCCGTGACGCCATCGCGTGGTGGGACACCATGACCGGTGCCGGCGGCGAGGGCATGGTCGTGAAGCCGCTTGAGTATTTGAGCAGGGATGAGCGTGGGCGGATGGTGCAGCCGGCGCTCAAATGTCGGGGGCGCGAATACCTGCGTATTATCTACGGGCCCGAATACACCACGCCGGCCTACCTCGAGCGCCTGCGAAAGCGCAGCGTCAAGAAGAAGCGCTCGTTAGCGTTCCGCGAGTTTGCGTTGGGTCACGAAGCCCTAGAGAGGTTCGTGCAGCGTGAGCCGTTGCGACGTGTTCACGAATGCGTTTTCGGGGTGCTTGCGCTAGAGAGTGAGGCGGTGGACCCGCGCTTGTAG
- a CDS encoding lysophospholipid acyltransferase family protein translates to MKYIPPQSPIADPRWTLLAQGLARVAFGLPRRTKLVLEGEENLPSTPALFAPNHSHKFDFLPLRYLLLKRKMHLVTWIKAREFKDPRMAKVLWTMGNIPLSSRGFLISADFESLVGRRPTEEEYRRLRACVDEGHSLPRGEVYERMLTTPREMLGVSFDPGVMTYRQAQRGLYYRVMQGTLKLARECMGEGHHMHFYPQGAVSSRLTPGKVGVIEAALALDLPIIPVGISGCRETFVGQGALTRKGVIRVEIGAPIHVDRAQYGAGFRPFHPDDEDGFRELLQADADRVMARINDLVDPAYRFSEEAEYDGKRGIARFY, encoded by the coding sequence TTGAAGTACATCCCGCCACAAAGCCCCATCGCCGACCCTCGCTGGACCCTGCTCGCCCAGGGTCTGGCGCGGGTCGCGTTCGGGCTTCCTCGACGCACCAAGTTGGTCCTAGAGGGTGAAGAAAACCTCCCGAGTACGCCGGCGCTCTTTGCGCCGAATCACTCCCACAAATTCGACTTCTTGCCGCTTCGCTACTTGCTGCTCAAGCGCAAGATGCACCTGGTGACCTGGATCAAAGCGCGGGAGTTTAAGGACCCGCGCATGGCGAAGGTGTTGTGGACGATGGGCAATATCCCGCTGAGCTCGCGCGGGTTTTTGATCTCGGCGGACTTCGAGAGTCTTGTCGGGCGGCGCCCCACGGAGGAGGAGTATCGACGCCTTCGCGCGTGCGTGGACGAGGGCCATTCGCTGCCGAGGGGCGAAGTTTATGAGCGGATGCTGACGACGCCCCGGGAGATGCTCGGGGTGTCATTTGATCCCGGGGTGATGACATATCGTCAGGCGCAGCGGGGGCTGTATTATCGGGTGATGCAGGGCACGCTCAAGCTGGCCCGTGAGTGTATGGGTGAGGGGCACCATATGCACTTCTATCCGCAGGGGGCGGTCTCGAGCCGCCTGACGCCCGGCAAGGTTGGGGTGATCGAGGCGGCGTTGGCCCTGGATTTGCCGATCATTCCGGTGGGTATCAGCGGGTGCCGCGAGACCTTCGTGGGGCAGGGAGCGCTGACGCGCAAGGGAGTGATTCGCGTTGAAATCGGCGCGCCCATCCACGTCGATAGGGCGCAATATGGTGCGGGGTTTCGGCCGTTTCATCCCGATGATGAGGACGGGTTTCGCGAGCTTTTGCAGGCAGATGCCGACCGTGTGATGGCGCGCATCAATGACCTCGTCGACCCGGCGTATCGCTTCTCAGAAGAGGCCGAATATGACGGGAAAAGGGGCATCGCTCGCTTCTATTGA
- a CDS encoding aminotransferase class V-fold PLP-dependent enzyme, producing MYVRKRFDIEWTSLFAAMSYLGRPGRRAHDERRVEEAFATEGPALACLSVRSGFDLLLSSVDWAVGSEVIMTAISIPAMGQIVEHHGFAPVAVDVDTRLVRPRLADIEAAIGPRTRAIVVAHLFGTWVSLDEIRALARRHDLLLIEDCAQSYEGRPRATKSLADVSMYSFGSIKTATALGGAVMVVKDPVLLQKMRLGHAEYPVMSTREFGAKVSKYMALCGLSLPVPYGAFVQLLEASGKEHDLLIRNMVKGFSGPSFFQSIRQRPCAAQLRLLARRLETYDPRRVLARQARGHQLADLLSPELLFYGCGTRAHSYWLFALVVANPDELINALRAAGFDATSGSSTLAVVATRRPDAMRVSEACYGMEHVVYLPLYPQMPARGLEQMAGVINEVGQAGLVPGGACQSNDCVSASVHT from the coding sequence ATGTATGTGCGTAAGCGGTTCGATATTGAGTGGACGTCGCTCTTTGCGGCGATGAGTTATCTCGGGCGGCCGGGGCGACGGGCGCATGATGAGCGCAGAGTCGAAGAGGCGTTTGCTACCGAAGGGCCGGCGCTCGCCTGCTTGTCGGTCCGAAGTGGTTTTGACCTGCTTTTGTCGAGCGTTGATTGGGCGGTGGGCAGTGAGGTGATTATGACCGCCATCTCCATCCCGGCGATGGGGCAAATCGTGGAGCATCACGGGTTTGCGCCGGTCGCGGTCGATGTAGACACGCGCCTCGTGCGACCGCGCCTGGCCGATATAGAGGCGGCGATTGGCCCGCGAACCCGCGCCATTGTGGTGGCGCATCTATTCGGAACCTGGGTCTCGCTCGACGAGATTCGCGCGCTCGCCAGGCGCCACGACCTTCTGCTGATCGAGGATTGCGCGCAATCCTATGAGGGGCGACCGCGCGCGACGAAGTCGCTGGCGGATGTCTCAATGTATAGCTTCGGGAGCATTAAAACCGCGACCGCGCTCGGCGGGGCAGTGATGGTCGTAAAAGACCCGGTGTTGCTCCAAAAGATGAGGCTCGGACATGCCGAATATCCCGTCATGTCGACGCGCGAGTTTGGCGCAAAGGTGTCCAAATATATGGCGCTATGCGGCTTGTCCTTGCCCGTGCCTTATGGGGCTTTTGTGCAGTTGCTGGAAGCCTCGGGCAAAGAACATGACCTCCTGATTCGAAATATGGTCAAGGGGTTTTCGGGGCCGAGCTTCTTCCAATCTATTCGTCAGCGCCCCTGCGCCGCGCAGCTTCGCCTGCTCGCCCGGCGCCTCGAAACCTACGACCCACGGCGCGTCCTCGCGCGCCAGGCTCGCGGGCATCAACTGGCTGACTTGCTCTCGCCCGAGCTGCTCTTCTACGGCTGTGGCACCCGCGCGCATAGTTATTGGCTCTTCGCGCTGGTGGTCGCTAATCCCGATGAGCTTATCAATGCCCTTCGCGCGGCCGGGTTTGACGCTACCTCAGGCAGTTCAACACTCGCTGTGGTCGCGACGAGGCGCCCCGACGCGATGCGGGTTTCCGAGGCTTGCTATGGGATGGAACATGTCGTGTATCTGCCGCTTTATCCGCAGATGCCGGCGCGAGGGCTGGAGCAGATGGCGGGTGTCATTAATGAGGTTGGGCAAGCGGGGCTCGTGCCCGGCGGGGCGTGCCAATCGAATGATTGCGTTTCCGCATCGGTGCATACTTAA
- a CDS encoding SMI1/KNR4 family protein, with protein MKLVEQLKSVLDGLRADPRIEVLEHPNAPFPISTKRIERLEDEIGGPLPEALKAFYLEVGRFNVQWRSWAEPDIWGGVELGTSFIKGRIWVAHDLYYYPKKGYFAVSVNAAKPGSTSTRKTTRKLTESFEEAYEIMLRARGAQGWAQAYLGLWTGTGEEAKRYSPREGLFQAAVPALFDDFELDNFGKAASIPAVTDLPSLDGQRYDLSGDNAGLSFASRLKRQMKIVSQSQRFRFFDVHFNPPVTQEEIDQVHETMGFELSEAFLNYFRSCNGFKFSAVAGRAGADKDEEELCALWTNYYEKGGAHASVNIPTLAEIFTPKAMPPMDGREWTRFFAYLDDPLPDGHAGKTQNMLAVDLNLGTSDPILRMATDYGAEPENNAPVEACTYFEWLTKQFGEYNELKHLFKQYSHSVSGPIHKSTPEELDQFCSTGDHLSSAFTLSSIYWNDGRIEVPEP; from the coding sequence ATGAAATTAGTCGAACAATTGAAATCGGTGCTGGATGGGTTGAGAGCGGATCCTCGCATCGAGGTGCTGGAGCATCCCAATGCTCCATTTCCCATTTCCACCAAAAGGATTGAGCGGCTGGAAGACGAGATTGGCGGTCCGCTCCCCGAAGCGCTTAAGGCGTTTTATCTAGAAGTGGGAAGGTTTAACGTGCAGTGGCGGAGCTGGGCCGAACCGGATATCTGGGGGGGGGTGGAGCTGGGCACATCATTTATCAAAGGTCGGATCTGGGTGGCCCATGACCTCTATTATTATCCCAAGAAGGGGTATTTTGCGGTCTCCGTCAATGCGGCCAAGCCGGGGTCGACCTCGACGCGAAAGACCACGCGCAAGCTGACGGAGTCGTTTGAAGAGGCCTACGAGATCATGCTGCGCGCGCGTGGTGCTCAGGGGTGGGCGCAAGCCTACCTGGGGTTGTGGACCGGCACCGGGGAAGAGGCGAAGCGGTATTCTCCCCGTGAAGGTCTGTTTCAGGCCGCAGTTCCGGCGCTATTCGATGATTTCGAGCTCGATAACTTTGGGAAAGCGGCGAGCATCCCAGCGGTCACGGACCTGCCCTCATTGGATGGGCAGCGCTACGATTTATCGGGAGATAACGCGGGCCTTAGCTTTGCGTCGCGGCTCAAACGCCAGATGAAAATTGTGTCACAATCCCAGAGGTTTCGGTTCTTTGATGTGCACTTCAACCCACCGGTGACCCAGGAGGAGATCGACCAGGTCCACGAGACGATGGGGTTTGAGCTCTCTGAGGCCTTTTTGAACTATTTTCGCTCCTGCAATGGCTTTAAGTTCTCGGCCGTGGCCGGGCGAGCGGGTGCTGATAAGGATGAGGAGGAGCTGTGCGCGCTATGGACCAACTATTATGAGAAGGGCGGTGCGCACGCCAGCGTAAATATCCCGACCTTGGCCGAGATATTCACGCCCAAGGCGATGCCGCCGATGGATGGGCGAGAGTGGACGCGCTTTTTCGCCTATCTCGACGACCCGCTGCCTGACGGGCATGCCGGAAAGACTCAGAATATGTTGGCCGTGGATCTTAACCTGGGCACGAGCGATCCTATCCTGCGCATGGCCACCGATTACGGCGCGGAGCCCGAGAATAATGCTCCGGTTGAGGCCTGTACTTATTTCGAATGGTTAACCAAGCAGTTCGGGGAGTACAATGAACTAAAACATCTCTTCAAGCAGTATAGCCATTCGGTAAGTGGGCCGATTCATAAGTCAACGCCCGAGGAGCTCGACCAGTTCTGTAGTACGGGGGACCACTTGTCGTCTGCGTTCACTCTTTCCTCGATCTATTGGAATGATGGGCGGATCGAAGTCCCGGAACCCTAA
- a CDS encoding xylulokinase: MSKPNYILAIDLGTSGPKVALVSDAGEVLGCEFEGTRLMLSPGGEAEQDPVEWWDKVCVASRRLLDRGLVADERIIAVAVTAQWSGTVAVDARGEAIGNAIIWMDSRGARHVAKLFDGLLKVEGYDVFKVLPWIYQTGGMPGLSGKDPIAHILFLKNERAEVYAKTHKFLEPKDYLNLKLSGKFASAQDTMALHWLTNNRDLSNVRYHPGLLRRSGIDPAKLPDIHKSTDVLGTILPEAARALGVGAHCKVVMGTPDVHSAAIGSGAVQDYAAHLYIGTSSWLTCHMPVKKTSAKYNMATLPSAIPGRYIIGNEQETAGYCLTYLRDHLVYPEDALGTGAAPADAYERLCALAATVAPGSSKLIFTPWLFGERTPVEDHTIRGGFFNMSLHTTRAEMVRAVFEGVAYNSRWLMEAVEKFTGRPIDALNMIGGGARSDLWCQMHADVLNCEVRQVKDAIEANVRGVALLACVSLGLYAFEDIPDKVDVQNTFKPRPAVHKVYDELYQEFRNIYRAHKSIHKRLNSD; the protein is encoded by the coding sequence ATGTCGAAACCCAACTATATCCTTGCGATTGATCTGGGCACCTCCGGCCCGAAGGTCGCGCTGGTAAGCGACGCCGGGGAGGTGCTGGGGTGCGAGTTCGAGGGGACGCGTCTGATGCTGTCGCCGGGCGGCGAGGCGGAGCAGGACCCGGTTGAGTGGTGGGATAAGGTGTGTGTCGCGTCGAGGCGTCTGCTCGACCGGGGCCTGGTCGCCGATGAGCGCATTATCGCGGTGGCGGTGACGGCGCAGTGGTCAGGGACCGTCGCGGTGGACGCGCGTGGGGAGGCCATCGGCAATGCGATTATTTGGATGGACTCGCGGGGTGCGCGGCATGTGGCGAAGTTATTCGACGGTTTGCTCAAGGTCGAGGGCTACGATGTCTTTAAGGTATTGCCCTGGATCTACCAGACCGGGGGGATGCCGGGGCTGTCGGGGAAGGACCCGATCGCGCATATTCTCTTCTTAAAAAACGAGCGCGCCGAGGTATACGCCAAGACCCATAAGTTTCTGGAGCCTAAGGACTATCTCAACCTGAAGCTCAGCGGCAAGTTCGCGTCGGCCCAGGACACAATGGCCTTGCATTGGCTGACCAATAACCGCGACCTCTCCAACGTGCGCTATCATCCGGGGCTACTTCGACGCAGCGGCATCGACCCGGCGAAGCTCCCCGATATCCACAAGTCGACCGACGTTCTGGGGACTATCCTGCCTGAAGCGGCTCGCGCGCTGGGCGTCGGCGCGCATTGCAAGGTGGTGATGGGGACGCCGGATGTGCACTCGGCGGCGATCGGCTCGGGCGCGGTGCAGGACTACGCCGCGCATCTCTATATCGGCACATCTTCATGGCTCACCTGTCATATGCCGGTGAAAAAGACGTCGGCCAAATATAATATGGCGACGCTGCCGTCGGCGATTCCCGGGCGCTATATTATCGGCAATGAGCAGGAGACCGCCGGGTATTGCTTGACCTATTTACGGGATCATCTGGTGTATCCCGAAGACGCGCTGGGCACCGGCGCGGCGCCGGCCGACGCCTACGAGCGACTATGCGCGTTGGCTGCCACGGTCGCCCCAGGTAGCTCGAAGCTGATCTTTACGCCCTGGCTATTTGGGGAGCGCACGCCGGTGGAGGACCATACAATTCGGGGAGGATTCTTTAATATGAGCTTGCACACGACGCGCGCCGAGATGGTGCGCGCAGTCTTTGAGGGCGTCGCCTATAACTCCCGCTGGTTGATGGAGGCGGTCGAGAAGTTCACCGGTCGTCCCATCGACGCGCTCAATATGATCGGTGGCGGCGCGCGCAGCGACCTGTGGTGTCAGATGCACGCCGACGTGCTCAATTGCGAGGTCCGCCAGGTTAAGGACGCCATTGAGGCGAATGTGCGCGGCGTGGCTCTGCTGGCGTGTGTGTCGCTCGGGCTCTACGCCTTCGAGGATATTCCCGACAAGGTTGATGTGCAGAATACCTTCAAGCCGCGCCCCGCGGTGCACAAGGTTTACGACGAACTCTACCAAGAGTTCCGAAATATCTATCGCGCTCATAAGTCGATACATAAACGCCTCAACAGCGATTGA
- a CDS encoding pyridoxal phosphate-dependent decarboxylase family protein gives MNLDALQEYRKKYPGLFNLLEKTLDRYPRLDAVLKTPGVVKAEIDAQRKQVLEVIGAEMKPYREQYETFRELPAKGRSREDVLAELEEMRAQESGSWKEGFVSGAVYHGDKTHIDYLNEAYNLHSQSNPLHTDLWPSVSKFESEIISMTARMLSEGAPESVRENLCGAVSSGGTESIMLAMMTYRDMAEAERGITSPEMVAPVTAHAAFDKAAHYFKIKLRKIPVDADYRADLRAMKKAINKNTVVVVGSAPAFPHGIVDPIEEMSNYALKRGIPFHTDACLGGFVLPFARKLGYPVPAFDFNLPGVTSISVDTHKYGYAAKGTSVILYRNPEIRHYQFFTVTNWPGGMYFSPTFAGSRPGGLSAAGWASLVHTGEEGYLEAAREILAVADYMKVEIAKIPELRILGDPLFVIAFASDTLDIYRVMERMTEKGYSLNGLHRPACVHIAITLRHTKEGVKERFIEDLKSAVADVKANPSETGSTAPIYGLAASIPVRSVVGDLLKTYMDAYYKL, from the coding sequence ATGAACCTCGACGCGCTGCAAGAGTATCGAAAAAAGTACCCCGGACTTTTTAATCTGCTCGAGAAGACCCTCGATAGATATCCTCGACTGGACGCCGTGCTCAAGACCCCTGGGGTGGTGAAAGCCGAGATCGACGCGCAGCGAAAGCAGGTGCTTGAGGTCATCGGTGCCGAGATGAAGCCGTATCGCGAGCAATACGAGACATTTCGAGAGCTTCCGGCCAAAGGACGCTCGCGAGAGGATGTGCTGGCAGAGCTTGAAGAGATGCGTGCTCAGGAGAGCGGTTCGTGGAAGGAAGGCTTTGTCTCCGGGGCGGTGTATCATGGCGACAAGACCCATATCGACTATCTTAATGAGGCATATAATCTGCACTCCCAGTCGAACCCACTGCATACGGATTTGTGGCCGAGCGTGAGTAAGTTTGAGTCCGAGATCATTTCGATGACCGCGCGTATGTTGTCTGAGGGCGCGCCCGAATCGGTGCGTGAAAATCTCTGCGGGGCGGTGTCATCGGGGGGGACCGAGAGCATTATGTTGGCGATGATGACCTATCGAGATATGGCCGAGGCCGAGCGCGGCATCACTTCGCCCGAGATGGTCGCGCCGGTGACCGCGCACGCGGCCTTCGACAAGGCCGCGCATTATTTTAAGATCAAATTGCGAAAGATACCGGTGGACGCAGATTATCGGGCCGACCTGCGCGCGATGAAGAAGGCGATCAATAAGAATACAGTCGTTGTGGTGGGCTCGGCGCCAGCGTTTCCCCACGGCATCGTCGACCCGATCGAGGAGATGTCGAATTACGCGCTCAAGCGCGGCATTCCGTTTCATACCGACGCTTGCCTCGGCGGCTTTGTGCTGCCGTTTGCCCGCAAATTGGGCTATCCGGTGCCAGCCTTCGACTTTAACCTGCCGGGCGTGACCTCCATCTCGGTCGACACGCATAAATATGGCTACGCGGCCAAGGGCACCTCGGTCATCCTGTATCGAAATCCCGAGATTCGACATTATCAGTTCTTTACCGTCACCAACTGGCCCGGCGGCATGTATTTTTCGCCCACCTTCGCCGGCTCGCGCCCGGGCGGGCTCTCGGCCGCCGGATGGGCCTCGTTGGTGCACACCGGTGAGGAGGGGTATTTGGAGGCGGCACGCGAGATCCTGGCGGTCGCGGATTATATGAAGGTAGAGATCGCGAAGATCCCCGAGTTGCGCATCCTGGGCGACCCGCTCTTCGTCATCGCCTTTGCCTCCGACACCCTCGATATCTACCGCGTCATGGAGCGCATGACAGAGAAGGGCTACTCCCTCAATGGCCTGCACCGGCCGGCCTGCGTTCATATCGCCATCACGCTTCGCCACACGAAGGAGGGTGTCAAAGAGCGCTTTATTGAGGACCTTAAGTCGGCGGTCGCCGACGTGAAGGCGAACCCCTCTGAGACCGGTAGCACCGCGCCGATCTACGGGCTGGCCGCCAGCATCCCGGTCCGCAGCGTGGTGGGGGACCTCCTGAAGACCTATATGGATGCGTATTATAAATTGTGA